The Candidatus Nanosynbacter sp. HMT-352 region GCAAATCGTAGTGCATTGACTGCGCAGTTTTGAAAAACTTGTCGAACTTTGCGGTAGTTTTCAGGTCGGTTATCATGGCAGCTTCATTAGTGCGAATCAGTACATCAGCCTTACCTTTCATATCTACGCCGTCAGCGGTGCGAGCGTACATTTCGTGCTCGAATGTTGCACCTTTAGCAAAAATATATTGCTTCGCCAGCGGGTGATTCTCGATATTTTTCAAAATCTGATCAGCGGCTTTGAACATATCCAGAGTGATAATGTGTTTGCCAGCGGCTTTTTGTTCGTCGCGCCACGCTCGAGCAGCACTTGACCGAAAATCAGGAAAGGTGCTGATGGCGAATTGATCCTCGCCGCCAAGCACTAGCATATGCACTAGCTGTCCCAAATCGATAGCTTTGCTGTCTAGGTCTGGTAAGTCT contains the following coding sequences:
- a CDS encoding PD-(D/E)XK nuclease-like domain-containing protein, with translation MADAYYSRPEWSYSSMKLILDHGIDYAVAAKRGDLPDLDSKAIDLGQLVHMLVLGGEDQFAISTFPDFRSSAARAWRDEQKAAGKHIITLDMFKAADQILKNIENHPLAKQYIFAKGATFEHEMYARTADGVDMKGKADVLIRTNEAAMITDLKTTAKFDKFFKTAQSMHYDLQSAVYTLVTASSLELDPALVKFAYCVVEAVAPYRVQFMIAGIDFVEAGERKLRTCVDEIIKFGDSEPNFLIEEVRELGDWSL